Sequence from the Spirochaetales bacterium genome:
GATATCATGCGGCATTCAAAGAGGCACGCACGAAGGGGATTTCACGTACGGGCGTGCACATTAATCGAATTTATCCACGGGGCTGTCTATATATACAACCAGATGTATATAAAAACCTCAAGAAAACTAAAAAAGCTCTCAGCGTATCCGCACCTCGTTCGTCCAGACGCAGCGGTACGGCAGCTGAACGGTGCCGTACCGCTGCGTCTGGTCGGAGGCATCCGTGCTCCACTGGTCGGCATAGGACGACGTTTCAGGATCATACGTTCCCGTCCATCCGACGACTTCCTGCTGGTCATAGCGAGCCCTGTCCGAAGTCCAGATGAAATTGCCAGATCCGTTCGGCAGACCGTCCCTGATCGTGGAAGTGAAAACGGACTCGGGGGGAATGAATGCGTGGTAGAAGGCCGCTTCACGGACCGCCGAATTGTAGGTCACCTCCGGCCTGTCGAAGGTATCCATGGCAAAGCGGTTCCCGTTCATGGCGACCCGGAATCCGTCCTCACCAGGGGGTCCGTACACATAGCTTTTCCTGAAGGTGTCGTATTCCTTGTCCGGCCAGACGCAGCGGAAATAGCACGAACTCGTCTTTGTATAGTTGGTGCCATTCCCGTCACTCAGCCTCACCGCGACCATATTGTCCGGACTGAAACCGATCATTGTCCATAAATAATAACTTTCATCCGGCGAGCTGATCGATCCGCCGAATCCGTTCGGGTTATTGTGGCAGTTTCTGTAGAGTTCGGTTATCGTCGGCAGCCTGCCGCCTTTGCTTTTACAGATCGCGTCCGCGTTTTCCCAGGTGGTCTGAGCCCTGACCGTCGCGTCCCATGAGTATCCCCACGGATCGATGCGGAATCCGGAGCCGGGACCGGCTGCGAAATCCCTATCGGAGATATTCTGTTTCACATCGATATAAAAGGTACCGGGGGTAAAATCGAATCCGGTTCGGCGCAATTGATACAGAGAAAGGTGCACAATATACCCGCGATAACGATCATGCGATTTTTTTTCATACTGTCTCTCCTTTGGTTATATAGATGATAATAAATGAATGATATGAGTTTACTAACAAAAGAAAAAACTTTTTAGCACTTCATTACGTTAGAACAGATTAGCTTGGAAAAGCCGGTTTGTAAAGAATAAAATCATGGCGCCTTAACCGCGATACCGCTGATTGGGTTTTTTTGTTTGTAAATCACGGTATCGGACTTGACATTCGGTTTGGAATATATTAAATATTATAAAGACGATTGAAATAGTAGTGATTAACATTATGATACAATAATGAAAGGCGGTTTTCAATGAGACTTTCCAAACGGACACGATACGGGCTGCGATTCATGTTCGAACTTGCCCTCAATGAAGAGGGAAGACCAGTGCAGCTTAGTGACATCGCCAGGAAAGAAGAGATTTCAAGGAAATTCCTGAGTCAAATAGCAATTCCCTTAAAGGGTGCCGGTATAATACAGTCGAGCAGGGGAGTAAACGGAGGCTATTCACTTTCCAGATCCCCGAAAGAAATTACCGTTGAGGAGATAGTAAGGGTTCTTGAAGGCGATACATCACTCGTCGAATGCGTTGAGGATCCCCCGATCTGTCACCGGATCGGATATTGTGTCACACGGGATGTATGGGGTATGCTATCCGCTGAAATTTCGGGACTGCTTCGCTCGATCAGCCTGGCCGATCTTGTGGACAAGGCACAAAAGCAGAAGGAAGATGCCGCGATCGACTTTCAGATATAGTCCGGAAAGCGGAAGAACATTATCGTTTGATATTGCGGAAGGAAAAGGAGGAAAGGCATGAAGATAGCTGAAAATATGACGAAACTCACGGGACATACCCCGCTGGTAAAGCTTTCTGCAATCGGCAGGGAATCCGGCGCCGTCATTGTCTGTAAATGTGAGTTTTTCAATCCCTGTTCGAGTATAAAGGACAGAATCGGTGTGGCAATGATCGAGGATGCCGAAGCCGCAGGGCTCATCGACAAAGAGACGGTAATTATCGAACCCACAAGCGGAAATACCGGTATCGGCCTTGCATTTACCTGCGCGCAGCGCGGCTACAGGCTGATTCTTACTATGCCGGAGAGCATGTCTCTTGAACGAAGAAAGATACTCACCCATCTCGGGGCGGAACTGTCACTTACCCCGGCGGAAGAAGGGATGGGGGGGGCGATCCGGAAGGCGGAAGAAATTTTAACGTTATACGCGAAATCATTTATGCCGCAGCAGTTCAAAAACAGCTCGAATCCTGAAATTCACCGAAAGACAACGGCGATCGAGATCTGGGACGACACGGACGGTACGGTCGATATATTTGTCGCCGGGGTCGGCACCGGAGGGACGATTACCGGAGTCGGTGAAGTACTCAAGAAAAAAAAACCGGGGGTAAGAATAGTCGCGGTCGAACCCGCGGAATCGCCGGTGTTATCGGGCGGTAGTCCGGGGTCACACCGTATTCAGGGAATCGGCGCCGGATTCGTTCCCGATAATCTCAACAGGAATATAATCGATGAGGTTCTGACAGTGACCGGTGAGGAGGCAATCGCCATGTCGGGGCGTCTCGCTAAGGAAGAAGGAATCCTGTCCGGTGTTTCGGGCGGCGCTGCGGTACAAGCGGCGCTCAGTGTGGCCGAGAAAAAAGAAAATGCGGGCAAACTTATCGTCGTCATCCTGCCGGACACGGGAGAACGTTATCTTTCGGTATGGTAAGCGTTGACGGGAAAGGAAAAAGAATGAAAAACGAAAAATATCATTTTGAAACACTCGCCCTTCATGGGGGCCATGTTCCGGATCCTTCGACATTAAGCAGGGCGGTACCCGTACACAGAACGACATCGTATCTGTTCAGGGATACCAGCCATGCGGCCGACCTTTTCGCGCTCAGGGAACCGGGAAATATTTATACAAGAATCATGAATCCCACCCAGGATGTCCTCGAGAAGCGGATCGCCCTTCTCGAAGGGGGCGGCGCCGCGCTTGCCGTCGCTTCGGGCACATCCGCGATATTTTATTCCGTCATCAATATATGTGTTTCGGGCGACGAGATCGTTTCGGCGAACAATCTCTACGGCGGCACGTTTACCATGTTCAATGATATTCTCCCGAAGTTCGGTATAACCGTCAGATTTGTCGACCCGCGCGACCCGGAAAATTTCAAACAGGCGATAAACGGCAAAACACGGGCGCTTTTTTGCGAAACCATCGGGAACCCGGTGCTGGATGTGACAGATATCAGTGAAGTGTCCGGTATCGCGCACGAAGCGGGCATTCCCCTGATCGTCGATTCGACGTTCACAACGCCGTATTGCGCGCGGCCTATTTCTCATGGCGCCGATATCGTCGTTCATTCGCTGACAAAGTGGCTGGGCGGCCACGGGACGGCGATCGGAGGCATTGTCGTGGATTCGGGAAAATTCCCCTGGGCGGAAAACGGCCGTTTCCCATTGATTAACGAACCGGATGAAAGTTACCACGGAATGCGGTGGGCACATGATCTCGGCGAAAGCAATCACCTCGCCTATATCGTCAGAATGAGGGTCGTCGCGCTCCGAAATCTCGGAGCGTGTCTATCGCCGGACAACGCATGGATGTTCCTCCAGGGGATCGAGACACTCCCATTGAGAATGGCCCGTCATTGTTCGAACGCACTCGCGGTAGCGAAATATCTTTCAGGCCATCCCGGGGTCGCATGGGTGAGGTACCCGGGCCTGGAATCCGACCCCGCGTATCCGGTCGCGAAAAAATATTTCACCCGCGGATTCGGCGGAATGGTCGTATTCGGGCACAAAGGGGGACGGGAAGCCGGTGAGAGGTTTATCGACCGGCTCGAACTTATTTCGCACCTGGCAAACGTTGGTGATGCGAAAACGCTCGCGCTTCATCCGGCAAGCACCACGCATTCCCAGCTGACGGAGAAACAACAGAAGCTGGCCGGTCTCTCGCCGGGCCTGATTCGCCTTTCGATCGGGATCGAACATCCGGATGACATAATCGGTGATATCGAGCATGGTCTCAAGGGATAGCGCCGTGCGCGGGTGTGCGTGGTTGTTGCCACAGACAGGCGGGGAGTAACTGAATGGGAAAAAGCGGGATCGAAAGCAGTGATGACCTCAGGGCGGCCCGTCCGCTCGAATACGGACGCACCTTTCACCTCGGAAAACCAGTCTCACTTGAAAAAGGCGGCGTGCTTGAAAACATATCGGTCTTTTACGAAACGTACGGCGCCTTGAACAGGGAGAAAAGCAACGCCGTTTTGATATTCCATGCGTTAAGCGGTGATTCCCATGTTGCATCTCATGATGAAACGGACGATCCGGGATGGTGGGAAATCGCGGTGGGGCCGGGGAAGCCGGTGGATACTGAGAAATACTTCGTGATCTGCGCGAATGTCCTCGGCGGGTGCCGTGGAACGACGGGCCCAAACAGTATCAATCCGCTAACCGGTCAGCGTTACGGCATTGATTTTCCGGTCATTACGATTGACGATATGACCGCGGTTCAATACCGTCTCATTGAATATCTCGGGGTCGGGAAGCTTCTTGCCGTCATCGGCGGATCGATGGGGGGACACCTCGTGTTGAGTTGGGCCCGGCAATATCCCGATAGTTTCGGGGGCGCGATCGCGATAGCGACATCCCCCCGGCTGACGAGTCAGGCACTGGCGTTCGATATCGTCGGCCGCAACGCGATCATGCACGATCCGAACTTCAGGAACGGGATGTATACGGAAGCGGGGACGGCCCCCGATGTCGGTCTTGCGATCGCGAGAATGATCGGGCATATCACCTACCTTTCGAGAGAATCAATGCAGGAAAAGTTCGAAGCGGACAGAAACAGGCCGAAAGAAGTGGTTACACGATTCGAATCGCGTTTTTCCGTGGGTTCGTATCTGGGATACCAGGGAGACAAATTCGTCGAACGATTCGATGCCTTGAGTTATATATTCCTTACCCTCGCCATGGACATGTTTTCAATCGGGGTCGATATCGAAAGTATCGGATCGGCGTTCGGGAAAGCCGCAGGAAAGTGGCTCGTGATGAGTTTTTCGAGTGACTGGCTTTTTCCTGAAGACCAGTCGCGGCTCATCGTCGATTCGCTGATTTCACGGGGAAAGGAAGTAAGCTACTGTCATGTAACAAGTTCATGCGGCCATGACGCCTTTCTGCTTAAAAACAATATCGATACATACGGTGAAATGATACGCTTTTTCCTCGACAATCTCGATATCGGCGGGCAGGAAAAAGGAAAACCTTCTCGCGGGAGCGGGCAGAAAAAAGGAAATATGACTTCGGTGACCGATATCGCTTCGAACAATATTTTTACATCCGGACGTATCGATTACGAGATGATCATCGGTCTTATTCCCGAACAAAGCAGCGTGCTGGATCTCGGATGCGGAAGGGGGGAGTTGCTTTCTCTGCTCAAAGAGAGGGGGCACAAACGGCTTTCGGGCGTCGAAATAGACGAATCGGCGATCCTTTCATGCGCGGGAAAGGGACTCAATGTCATCCATGCCGATTTGAACAACCAGCTCCGGCAGTTCACGGACCGTCAGTACGATATCGTGGTTCTGTCACAGACACTACAGGTAATCGACGATATTGAAGGATTATTATGCGACATCGTCCGGGTTGGAAAAAAGGGAATCATCAGCATACCGAACTTCGCTTATTACAAACTGAGGCGTATGCTTTACCATGAGGGGAGGGCACCTGAATCCCCCGGCGTGCTCAAGTACAAGTGGTATAATACCCCGAACAGGCGTTTTATGTCGATAGACGACGTAAAGGAGTTATGCCGGCTTAACGGGATACGCGTCCGTCTTTTAAAGGCGTTCGATACGGAAGAGGGGAAAGAGGTCGGCGAACGGCCCAATTACTATGCCGATATCGCCGTCATGGTGATAAGCCGGTAAGGGAGAAAGGGAGGGAGGCGCGGCTGTCTTCATGTTTTCAATGATGCCTTTCATTACCGCAGTATATCAATAACGGTATTCCTGTTTCAGGAGTTTTGTTTTGGCCCTTTTTCTCCCGGTGATATCGAGGATTCCCGAAATAATAAGCAGACCGGCGGCAAGAAGCCAG
This genomic interval carries:
- a CDS encoding Rrf2 family transcriptional regulator, with the protein product MRLSKRTRYGLRFMFELALNEEGRPVQLSDIARKEEISRKFLSQIAIPLKGAGIIQSSRGVNGGYSLSRSPKEITVEEIVRVLEGDTSLVECVEDPPICHRIGYCVTRDVWGMLSAEISGLLRSISLADLVDKAQKQKEDAAIDFQI
- the cysK gene encoding cysteine synthase A; the protein is MKIAENMTKLTGHTPLVKLSAIGRESGAVIVCKCEFFNPCSSIKDRIGVAMIEDAEAAGLIDKETVIIEPTSGNTGIGLAFTCAQRGYRLILTMPESMSLERRKILTHLGAELSLTPAEEGMGGAIRKAEEILTLYAKSFMPQQFKNSSNPEIHRKTTAIEIWDDTDGTVDIFVAGVGTGGTITGVGEVLKKKKPGVRIVAVEPAESPVLSGGSPGSHRIQGIGAGFVPDNLNRNIIDEVLTVTGEEAIAMSGRLAKEEGILSGVSGGAAVQAALSVAEKKENAGKLIVVILPDTGERYLSVW
- a CDS encoding O-acetylhomoserine aminocarboxypropyltransferase/cysteine synthase; amino-acid sequence: MKNEKYHFETLALHGGHVPDPSTLSRAVPVHRTTSYLFRDTSHAADLFALREPGNIYTRIMNPTQDVLEKRIALLEGGGAALAVASGTSAIFYSVINICVSGDEIVSANNLYGGTFTMFNDILPKFGITVRFVDPRDPENFKQAINGKTRALFCETIGNPVLDVTDISEVSGIAHEAGIPLIVDSTFTTPYCARPISHGADIVVHSLTKWLGGHGTAIGGIVVDSGKFPWAENGRFPLINEPDESYHGMRWAHDLGESNHLAYIVRMRVVALRNLGACLSPDNAWMFLQGIETLPLRMARHCSNALAVAKYLSGHPGVAWVRYPGLESDPAYPVAKKYFTRGFGGMVVFGHKGGREAGERFIDRLELISHLANVGDAKTLALHPASTTHSQLTEKQQKLAGLSPGLIRLSIGIEHPDDIIGDIEHGLKG
- a CDS encoding homoserine O-acetyltransferase → MGKSGIESSDDLRAARPLEYGRTFHLGKPVSLEKGGVLENISVFYETYGALNREKSNAVLIFHALSGDSHVASHDETDDPGWWEIAVGPGKPVDTEKYFVICANVLGGCRGTTGPNSINPLTGQRYGIDFPVITIDDMTAVQYRLIEYLGVGKLLAVIGGSMGGHLVLSWARQYPDSFGGAIAIATSPRLTSQALAFDIVGRNAIMHDPNFRNGMYTEAGTAPDVGLAIARMIGHITYLSRESMQEKFEADRNRPKEVVTRFESRFSVGSYLGYQGDKFVERFDALSYIFLTLAMDMFSIGVDIESIGSAFGKAAGKWLVMSFSSDWLFPEDQSRLIVDSLISRGKEVSYCHVTSSCGHDAFLLKNNIDTYGEMIRFFLDNLDIGGQEKGKPSRGSGQKKGNMTSVTDIASNNIFTSGRIDYEMIIGLIPEQSSVLDLGCGRGELLSLLKERGHKRLSGVEIDESAILSCAGKGLNVIHADLNNQLRQFTDRQYDIVVLSQTLQVIDDIEGLLCDIVRVGKKGIISIPNFAYYKLRRMLYHEGRAPESPGVLKYKWYNTPNRRFMSIDDVKELCRLNGIRVRLLKAFDTEEGKEVGERPNYYADIAVMVISR